One Chloroflexota bacterium DNA window includes the following coding sequences:
- a CDS encoding methyltransferase domain-containing protein, translating to MDHRDHVRLLREGVLGGGKVWADLGSGEGAFTLALADLLGPSGSIHTIDRDDRALQVQVRALRDAFPSVGVTPLVADFTVPLELPPLDGIVMANSLHFERDKLAVLRLVRGYLRAAGRLVLVEYDSDHGNPWVPFPLSLRSWATMAAEAGFHDTRRLASVPSRFLGSIYSALSVR from the coding sequence ATGGACCACCGCGACCACGTCAGGCTCCTCCGGGAGGGCGTCCTGGGAGGCGGGAAGGTCTGGGCCGACCTCGGGTCGGGTGAAGGGGCGTTCACCCTCGCCCTCGCTGACCTTCTCGGTCCGAGCGGCTCGATCCACACGATCGATCGGGACGACCGCGCCCTGCAGGTCCAGGTGCGGGCGCTCCGTGACGCGTTCCCGAGCGTCGGGGTCACGCCGCTCGTCGCCGACTTCACGGTGCCGCTCGAGCTGCCGCCGCTCGACGGAATCGTCATGGCGAACTCGCTCCATTTCGAGCGCGACAAGCTCGCCGTCCTTCGCCTCGTCCGGGGCTACCTTCGCGCGGCCGGTCGTCTGGTCCTCGTCGAATACGACAGCGACCACGGCAACCCGTGGGTTCCCTTCCCGCTCTCGTTGCGCTCCTGGGCCACGATGGCGGCGGAGGCCGGCTTCCACGACACGCGGCGACTCGCGTCGGTGCCGAGCCGGTTCCTCGGGTCGATCTACTCGGCCCTCAGCGTCCGCTGA